From the genome of Nocardia sp. NBC_01503, one region includes:
- a CDS encoding ABC-F family ATP-binding cassette domain-containing protein yields MSTSIPAAITLRNLSFEWPDGTVALAGLNGTLSTGRTGLVGRNGAGKSTLLRLIAGILTPTSGRIDTTGEVGYLPQTLTLGRDATIAELLGIAGKLAALRAIESGETAEEHFETIGDDWDIEARADESLHEIGFSAIDLDRRVGEISGGEAVLVAITGLSIACTPITLLDEPTNNLDRETRAKLAGFVDSWPGALVVVSHDLELLERMDATAELHGAALEVFGGPYSAWKHYVDQEQAAAVQAARTAEQALKVEKRQRIEAETKLARRERTARATQRDGGIPRILAGNRASRAQGSAGAMRTTLETKVLAAQDNLDAAAARVRREEHIRLELPDPDVPRSRRIAELSDGDRRIVIQGAERVALIGPNGAGKSTLIEHLLAGSHPERGTLFIDRVGYLPQRLDNLDERASALDNVHAVATTTSPGTIRNHLARLLLRGSSVERPVSTLSGGERFRVSLARLLFADPPPQLLILDEPTNNLDIASVDQLVEALTDYRGAIVVVSHDYPFLRRIGIDTVIELDTDGGMRRRDAL; encoded by the coding sequence ATGTCCACATCCATACCCGCTGCCATCACCCTGCGGAATCTGTCCTTCGAATGGCCCGACGGCACCGTCGCGCTGGCCGGGCTCAACGGAACATTGAGCACCGGGCGCACCGGTTTGGTCGGCCGCAACGGCGCCGGGAAATCGACGCTGTTGCGGCTGATCGCGGGCATCCTGACACCGACGTCCGGGCGTATCGATACCACCGGCGAGGTGGGATACCTGCCGCAGACGCTCACCCTCGGCCGCGATGCCACCATCGCCGAATTACTCGGTATCGCGGGCAAACTCGCGGCGCTGCGCGCGATCGAATCGGGGGAGACCGCCGAAGAACACTTCGAGACCATCGGCGACGATTGGGACATCGAAGCCCGCGCCGACGAGTCGCTACACGAAATAGGTTTCAGCGCAATCGATCTGGATCGCCGGGTGGGGGAGATCTCGGGCGGCGAGGCCGTACTCGTCGCGATCACGGGGCTGTCGATCGCGTGCACGCCGATCACCCTGCTCGACGAGCCGACCAATAACCTCGACCGCGAAACCCGGGCCAAGCTGGCCGGATTCGTGGACTCCTGGCCGGGCGCCTTGGTAGTGGTCAGCCATGATCTCGAATTGCTCGAGCGAATGGATGCCACCGCCGAGCTGCATGGCGCGGCGCTGGAGGTGTTCGGCGGACCTTACAGCGCCTGGAAACACTACGTCGACCAGGAGCAGGCGGCGGCCGTTCAGGCGGCTCGGACCGCCGAACAGGCGTTGAAGGTCGAGAAGCGGCAGCGAATCGAGGCCGAGACCAAGCTCGCCAGACGCGAGCGCACCGCCCGCGCGACGCAACGGGACGGGGGGATTCCGCGAATTCTCGCGGGCAACCGGGCGAGCCGGGCACAGGGCTCTGCAGGCGCCATGCGCACCACGCTGGAAACGAAAGTCCTTGCCGCCCAGGACAATCTGGATGCAGCGGCCGCACGGGTCCGCCGCGAGGAGCATATCCGTCTCGAACTGCCCGATCCGGATGTGCCGCGCAGTCGCCGCATCGCGGAACTGAGCGATGGTGATCGGCGCATTGTCATTCAGGGCGCGGAACGCGTCGCCCTGATCGGCCCCAACGGTGCGGGAAAGTCGACGCTGATCGAGCACCTGCTCGCGGGCAGTCACCCCGAACGCGGCACCCTGTTCATCGATCGGGTGGGGTATCTGCCGCAGCGTCTTGACAATCTGGATGAGCGGGCCAGCGCGCTGGACAACGTCCACGCCGTGGCCACCACCACCTCGCCGGGAACGATTCGAAATCACTTGGCCCGCTTGCTGCTCCGCGGCAGCAGCGTGGAACGGCCGGTCTCGACGTTGTCCGGCGGTGAGCGTTTCCGAGTGTCCCTGGCGCGCTTGCTGTTCGCCGATCCGCCGCCGCAATTGCTGATTCTCGACGAGCCCACCAACAATCTCGATATCGCCAGCGTGGATCAGCTGGTCGAGGCCCTGACCGACTATCGCGGCGCGATAGTCGTTGTCAGCCACGACTATCCGTTCCTGCGCAGGATCGGCATCGATACGGTCATCGAGCTCGATACCGATGGCGGTATGCGGCGTCGCGACGCCCTGTAG
- a CDS encoding putative quinol monooxygenase, whose product MSDGNMFSVFGRMTARPGRRDELIALLVQGFRAGGEGGGLVGYSVNTAFDDPDTIWLTQLWVDKKAHDETTRSEPVAAVSQQIPPLLAGQPEGCYGNAVHVHGRTLGDEQ is encoded by the coding sequence ATGTCCGACGGGAATATGTTCAGTGTGTTCGGCCGGATGACCGCGCGGCCCGGTCGGCGTGATGAGCTGATCGCCTTGCTGGTACAGGGTTTTCGCGCGGGTGGCGAGGGCGGCGGCCTGGTCGGCTACAGCGTCAACACGGCCTTCGACGACCCGGACACCATTTGGCTGACGCAGTTGTGGGTCGACAAGAAGGCACATGACGAGACCACCCGTTCGGAGCCGGTTGCCGCTGTGTCCCAACAGATTCCGCCACTGCTGGCCGGACAGCCCGAAGGCTGCTACGGCAATGCCGTTCATGTTCACGGCCGAACCCTCGGTGACGAGCAGTAG
- a CDS encoding transglycosylase family protein — protein MKQNRKINSRTLGLMAVTGALVAVPFGFTATASAAPAHDWDGVAQCESGGNWGINTGNGYYGGLQFSQSTWAAHGGTGTASNASKAEQIRVAENVLATQGVGAWPVCGQYLRAGASEPEPVVEPEPVAPAAPAPLPTDKQAIIDQAKDVAGGLAQQFGVQDQYHQVLDQNAALIESWGR, from the coding sequence ATGAAACAGAACCGGAAGATCAACTCCCGCACCCTCGGCCTCATGGCCGTCACGGGCGCACTTGTTGCCGTCCCGTTCGGCTTCACCGCGACAGCCTCGGCAGCACCCGCACACGACTGGGACGGCGTCGCCCAGTGTGAGAGCGGCGGCAACTGGGGAATCAACACCGGCAACGGCTACTACGGCGGTCTGCAGTTCTCGCAGAGCACCTGGGCCGCCCACGGCGGTACCGGCACCGCGAGCAACGCCTCCAAGGCCGAGCAGATCCGCGTCGCCGAGAACGTGCTCGCCACTCAGGGCGTCGGCGCCTGGCCCGTCTGCGGCCAGTACCTGCGCGCCGGAGCCTCCGAGCCGGAGCCGGTCGTCGAACCGGAGCCTGTCGCACCCGCCGCCCCCGCCCCGCTCCCCACCGACAAGCAGGCCATCATCGATCAGGCCAAAGATGTCGCCGGCGGCCTCGCCCAGCAGTTCGGCGTCCAGGATCAGTACCACCAGGTGCTGGATCAGAACGCCGCCCTCATCGAATCCTGGGGCCGCTGA
- a CDS encoding aldehyde dehydrogenase, translating into MITYDRLYIGGAWAEPSEPALLEILSPHDRSLIGVAAQAQPADVDRAVAAAHAAFESRAWRDTPPAERITVLRKFNALREEQADRIAELITAENGSAAWFTKAGQAGLTRQANAYLVAAENFDWERTLTPSDPDARVRSVVRREPVGVVAAVIPWNSPFSSATSKILPALLTGNSVVLKVSPENSLSMGLLAELVDRLDLPDGVISVLPAERETSEYLISHPLVDKIAFTGSTGAGRRIATIAGEQLKRVSLELGGKSAAMILPDADLSAVMTGLKYGSLLNNGESCIAQTRILAPNSRYAEVVAALTALVESLPVGDPRDPETFIGPMVRGDQQQRVRDYIEIGIGEGARLVCGGPQLPPGVSDGFYVTPTVFADVMPTMRIAREEIFGPVLVVLAYDDIDDAIRIANDSEYGLSGGVWSADEDAAVAVARRIRTGTVTINGAPVGFDGPFGGFKASGIGREYGAVGLGQYTEYQTITR; encoded by the coding sequence ATGATCACCTACGACCGGCTCTACATCGGCGGTGCGTGGGCCGAACCCAGCGAACCGGCACTGCTGGAGATCCTCTCTCCGCACGATCGATCACTCATCGGCGTCGCGGCGCAGGCGCAACCCGCCGATGTGGACCGCGCGGTGGCGGCGGCGCACGCGGCCTTCGAAAGCCGCGCGTGGCGTGATACCCCGCCCGCCGAGCGAATCACGGTGCTGCGCAAGTTCAATGCGCTGCGCGAGGAACAGGCGGACCGGATCGCCGAGCTCATCACCGCCGAAAACGGTTCTGCCGCATGGTTTACCAAGGCGGGCCAGGCCGGTTTGACCCGGCAGGCGAACGCCTACCTCGTGGCCGCCGAGAATTTCGACTGGGAGCGCACCCTGACCCCGTCGGACCCGGATGCGCGGGTGCGCAGCGTGGTTCGGCGCGAACCGGTCGGTGTGGTGGCGGCGGTCATCCCGTGGAATTCGCCGTTCTCCTCCGCGACATCGAAGATCCTGCCCGCCCTGCTCACCGGAAATTCGGTGGTGCTGAAGGTATCTCCGGAGAACTCGCTGAGTATGGGCTTGCTGGCCGAGCTGGTGGATCGACTCGACTTGCCGGACGGGGTGATCAGTGTGCTTCCGGCGGAACGGGAAACAAGCGAGTACCTGATCTCCCACCCGCTGGTGGACAAGATCGCGTTCACCGGCTCGACGGGGGCCGGTCGCCGGATCGCGACCATAGCGGGGGAACAGCTCAAACGAGTCAGTCTCGAACTGGGCGGTAAATCGGCGGCGATGATCCTGCCCGATGCCGATCTGAGCGCGGTGATGACCGGCCTGAAATACGGTTCGCTGCTGAACAACGGCGAATCCTGCATTGCCCAAACGCGGATCCTCGCTCCGAATTCCCGCTACGCGGAGGTGGTTGCGGCGCTGACGGCGCTGGTCGAGTCGCTGCCGGTCGGTGATCCGCGCGATCCGGAAACCTTTATCGGCCCGATGGTCCGCGGCGATCAGCAACAGCGGGTCCGCGACTACATCGAGATCGGCATCGGCGAAGGCGCTCGCCTGGTCTGCGGCGGCCCGCAGCTCCCACCCGGTGTGTCCGACGGCTTCTATGTCACCCCAACGGTTTTCGCCGATGTGATGCCGACCATGCGCATTGCCCGGGAGGAGATCTTCGGCCCGGTCCTGGTCGTCCTCGCCTACGACGACATCGACGATGCGATACGCATCGCCAATGACTCCGAGTACGGGCTCTCCGGTGGCGTCTGGTCGGCGGATGAGGACGCGGCGGTGGCCGTCGCCCGGCGCATCCGGACCGGCACGGTCACCATCAACGGTGCGCCGGTCGGATTCGACGGTCCCTTCGGTGGCTTCAAGGCCAGCGGTATCGGCCGCGAATACGGTGCCGTCGGTCTCGGTCAGTACACCGAATATCAGACGATCACCCGCTGA
- a CDS encoding dihydrolipoyl dehydrogenase family protein yields MSDNNIQTYDVIVLGAGPVGENVAGRTAAAGLSTVIVESELVGGECSYWACEPSKALLRPALLYAEAARFPGVQNAVSGPLDARAVLKHRDRMVGDWNDQGQVEWLESAGIALIRGHGRIDGVRRVTVETPDGGIAHLHARYAVAVCTGTRAALPPLPGLDAVRPWTSREATSAREVPRRLAILGAGVVAVEMATAWRALGAEVTLIARESRLLGRVEPFAADLVADRLRAAGVELRFGAGIVTAERSGGPDDSVHLSLHDGTRIVVDELLLATGRAPRTDDIGMETVGLVPGEWLTTDDAFTVTTVEGEWLYAVGDVNRRALLTHQGKYQARIAGAVIADRAAGRELDTAPWGKHTGTADLMAVPQVVCTDPEIAAVGLTTEDAARTGRTVDIVDYDIGRVAGALQHDPDYRGRARILIDPERRVIVGATFVGAGVAELLHSATIAITGEITVDRLWHAVPAFPTISEVWLRLLETYRDRSAKSWSARAE; encoded by the coding sequence ATGTCCGACAACAACATCCAAACCTACGACGTCATTGTCCTCGGGGCCGGGCCGGTCGGTGAGAATGTCGCCGGCCGCACCGCCGCCGCCGGACTCAGCACCGTCATCGTCGAATCCGAACTCGTCGGCGGCGAATGTTCGTACTGGGCTTGTGAACCCAGCAAGGCGCTGTTGCGTCCCGCGCTGTTGTACGCGGAGGCCGCGCGGTTCCCCGGCGTACAGAACGCGGTGTCCGGACCACTCGATGCGCGCGCCGTGTTGAAGCACCGCGATCGCATGGTCGGCGATTGGAACGATCAGGGCCAGGTCGAATGGCTCGAATCCGCTGGTATCGCATTGATTCGAGGCCACGGGCGAATCGATGGGGTCCGGCGGGTGACGGTCGAGACCCCCGACGGCGGCATCGCGCACCTGCACGCCCGGTACGCGGTCGCGGTCTGCACCGGTACTCGCGCGGCGCTGCCGCCGCTGCCGGGTCTGGACGCGGTGCGGCCGTGGACCAGCCGCGAGGCCACCAGCGCCCGGGAGGTGCCGCGTCGGCTCGCCATTCTGGGTGCCGGGGTCGTCGCGGTCGAAATGGCCACGGCCTGGCGGGCTCTCGGCGCCGAGGTCACTCTCATCGCCCGGGAGTCGCGGTTGCTCGGCCGCGTCGAACCCTTCGCCGCGGATTTGGTGGCCGACCGGCTCCGGGCCGCGGGCGTCGAACTGCGTTTCGGCGCGGGCATCGTGACCGCCGAACGATCGGGCGGGCCCGATGACAGCGTGCATCTGAGCCTGCATGACGGCACCCGGATCGTCGTCGACGAACTGTTGCTCGCGACCGGGCGTGCGCCGCGTACCGATGACATCGGTATGGAGACGGTCGGTTTGGTCCCGGGGGAGTGGCTCACCACCGATGACGCGTTCACGGTGACCACGGTCGAGGGCGAATGGCTCTATGCCGTAGGCGATGTCAATCGCCGGGCGCTGCTCACCCATCAGGGCAAGTACCAGGCGCGGATCGCGGGCGCGGTCATCGCCGACCGCGCGGCCGGTCGGGAGCTGGACACCGCGCCGTGGGGAAAGCACACCGGGACAGCCGATCTCATGGCCGTTCCACAGGTGGTGTGCACCGATCCGGAGATCGCGGCCGTCGGCCTCACCACCGAGGACGCGGCGCGAACGGGCCGCACGGTCGATATCGTCGATTACGACATCGGCCGGGTCGCCGGTGCGCTCCAGCATGATCCGGACTATCGCGGCCGTGCGCGGATTCTCATCGATCCCGAGCGCCGGGTGATCGTCGGCGCCACCTTCGTCGGAGCGGGTGTCGCGGAACTGCTGCACTCGGCCACCATCGCCATCACCGGCGAGATCACTGTGGACCGGCTCTGGCATGCGGTGCCCGCGTTCCCGACCATCAGTGAGGTGTGGCTGCGGCTGCTCGAGACCTATCGGGACCGGAGTGCGAAGTCCTGGTCCGCCCGCGCGGAATAG
- a CDS encoding alpha/beta fold hydrolase — MVDNGNGRNKRRATRAAAALVAGIAGIGLTVACSSNTVTHAGPDEDAPRPTIVLEHGAFADGSSWNDVIARLSKDRYPVVAAANPLRGPGSDAAALRSVISHIDGPVILVGHSYGGSVISAAAAGNDKVKGLVYVAAFLPATGETALELTGKYPGSTLPGTLNPVPFTNADGSASTDLYIQQDRFRAQFAADVPEDRAALAAAAQRPIAQSALEEKATVAAWTEKPSWDIVTTEDLNIPVEAQRFMADRAHSKVTEVDASHSVAVSHPDVVAKVIEEAAAATR; from the coding sequence ATGGTCGACAACGGAAATGGCCGCAACAAGCGACGTGCTACCCGGGCCGCCGCCGCACTCGTGGCCGGTATCGCGGGCATCGGTCTCACCGTCGCCTGCTCCTCGAACACCGTCACCCACGCCGGTCCCGACGAGGACGCACCGCGACCGACCATCGTGCTGGAGCATGGCGCGTTCGCCGACGGGTCCAGCTGGAACGATGTGATCGCGAGGTTGAGCAAGGACCGGTATCCCGTAGTGGCGGCGGCCAACCCGCTGCGCGGTCCGGGCAGTGACGCCGCCGCGCTGCGCAGCGTGATCAGCCACATCGACGGGCCCGTCATCCTGGTCGGGCATTCCTACGGCGGCTCGGTCATCAGTGCCGCGGCAGCCGGAAACGACAAGGTCAAGGGGCTCGTGTACGTGGCCGCGTTCCTGCCCGCGACGGGCGAGACCGCGCTGGAACTGACCGGCAAGTACCCCGGCTCCACGCTGCCCGGCACCTTGAATCCGGTGCCGTTCACCAATGCCGACGGCAGCGCCAGCACCGATCTCTACATCCAGCAGGACAGATTCCGCGCGCAATTCGCGGCCGACGTCCCCGAGGATCGCGCCGCCCTCGCCGCAGCGGCGCAGCGGCCGATCGCCCAATCCGCGCTCGAGGAGAAGGCCACGGTCGCGGCCTGGACCGAGAAGCCCAGCTGGGACATCGTCACCACCGAGGATCTGAACATCCCGGTCGAGGCGCAGCGATTCATGGCCGACCGCGCCCACTCCAAGGTCACCGAGGTCGACGCCTCGCATTCGGTCGCCGTCTCACATCCGGATGTGGTCGCCAAGGTGATCGAAGAGGCCGCAGCGGCCACACGCTGA
- a CDS encoding SDR family oxidoreductase, giving the protein MILVTGATGTVGRAVIDGLLALDMPVRALARRPETARLPESVEVVRADLGEPDSLAPALRGVDRVFLLSTGPELSKHDANIVAAAEDSGVHHIVKLSSGRAGDDAATDPIPMWHRAGEAAIREGGVPWTMVRPLGFMSNALHWIPSIRAADTVRAPFGQGRIAVVDPADIAAVAVKSLVEQGHSGNVYALSGPQPLSPGEQTEILAEVLGRPLRYVETSAAESRSAMLDFGVGPEMADAIMSLRATALESFTSVVHPTVAQVTGRPPRSFRDWALGHRAEFLN; this is encoded by the coding sequence ATGATTCTCGTAACCGGAGCCACCGGCACGGTCGGACGAGCTGTGATCGATGGACTGCTCGCGCTGGATATGCCGGTGCGCGCCCTGGCTCGCCGTCCGGAGACCGCGCGACTGCCCGAGTCTGTCGAGGTGGTTCGCGCCGATCTCGGTGAGCCGGACAGTCTCGCCCCCGCACTGCGCGGCGTCGATCGTGTCTTCCTGCTCTCGACGGGTCCGGAACTTTCTAAGCATGATGCGAATATCGTTGCGGCAGCGGAGGATTCCGGCGTGCATCACATTGTGAAGCTCTCCTCCGGCCGCGCCGGAGACGATGCCGCCACCGATCCGATCCCCATGTGGCACCGCGCCGGTGAGGCCGCCATCCGCGAGGGCGGAGTGCCCTGGACCATGGTGCGCCCCTTGGGTTTCATGTCCAATGCCCTGCACTGGATTCCGAGTATCCGCGCCGCCGATACCGTCCGCGCCCCGTTCGGTCAGGGCCGCATAGCCGTGGTCGACCCGGCGGATATCGCGGCGGTGGCGGTGAAATCACTTGTGGAACAGGGGCATTCGGGAAACGTCTACGCGTTGAGCGGCCCGCAGCCACTCTCGCCGGGGGAGCAGACCGAAATCCTGGCCGAGGTGCTCGGCCGTCCGCTGCGCTACGTCGAGACCTCGGCGGCCGAATCCCGCTCCGCCATGCTGGATTTCGGCGTCGGTCCGGAGATGGCCGATGCCATCATGTCGCTACGCGCGACAGCGCTGGAATCCTTCACCTCGGTGGTGCACCCCACCGTTGCGCAGGTGACCGGTCGCCCGCCGCGCAGCTTCCGCGACTGGGCACTCGGCCATCGCGCGGAGTTCCTGAACTGA
- a CDS encoding tannase/feruloyl esterase family alpha/beta hydrolase: MKRRVLALATVGVTVAGAAAIYALVDRSDDSATTAASANAFNCNTFQIPAPAGTTVESLTATAVPTGTFQVPGTPPLGGYPVPEVPAHCEVTVTLTHPGANDHARVQVWLPESGWNGRFQAVGGAAYAAGNIGGVAAAVKQGYAVGTTDAGVDTSGLNSGWALNSNGGIDTALLENFSSRSVHELAVVGKQVVNDVYGHAASYAYWNGCSTGGRQGYMEAQKYPTDFNGINADAPAINWNQFEVATLWPQVVMNQAHTFPTTCEFNTFNQAAVKACDPQDGVADGLISDPSRCDFDPRSLIGTKVACDGKEYTISEADAEVVRKIWDGPRDGNGQRLWYGLPIGADFSNLTASTTGPDGITVGAPFPVPAQWVANFVRKQPAFDTANLTYAQFDQIFQQARSEFDPIIGTADPNLSAFRDAGGKIITWQGDADQLIPTAGTVDYRNRVDAQLGGTAKVDDFYRVFLAPGVAHCALTGSNDLTALTAWVEHGQAPDVLRADLTTATGQTVSRDICRLPFVSHYNGDGDPASPASFRCVAPTP, encoded by the coding sequence TTGAAACGACGAGTACTGGCACTCGCAACCGTCGGTGTCACGGTGGCAGGCGCCGCCGCGATCTACGCTCTGGTGGACAGGTCGGACGATTCCGCCACCACCGCGGCGAGCGCTAACGCGTTCAACTGCAACACATTTCAGATACCCGCACCGGCAGGCACGACCGTCGAGTCCCTGACCGCGACCGCAGTCCCCACGGGAACGTTCCAGGTTCCGGGGACCCCGCCACTGGGCGGCTACCCCGTGCCCGAGGTCCCCGCACACTGCGAAGTGACGGTCACTCTGACCCATCCCGGCGCGAACGACCATGCCAGGGTGCAGGTTTGGCTACCGGAGTCCGGCTGGAACGGCCGCTTCCAGGCGGTCGGTGGCGCCGCCTACGCCGCCGGGAACATCGGCGGCGTGGCCGCGGCCGTCAAGCAGGGCTACGCGGTCGGTACCACCGACGCCGGCGTGGATACCAGTGGCCTGAACAGCGGTTGGGCGCTGAACTCGAACGGCGGGATCGACACCGCGCTGCTGGAGAACTTCTCTTCCCGCTCGGTGCACGAACTGGCCGTCGTCGGCAAGCAGGTCGTCAATGACGTCTACGGCCACGCCGCGTCCTACGCCTACTGGAACGGCTGCTCCACCGGCGGACGACAGGGCTACATGGAGGCCCAGAAGTACCCAACCGATTTCAACGGCATCAACGCCGACGCCCCGGCCATCAACTGGAATCAGTTCGAGGTCGCCACACTCTGGCCGCAGGTGGTGATGAACCAGGCGCACACCTTCCCGACCACGTGCGAGTTCAATACGTTCAACCAGGCCGCGGTCAAGGCCTGCGATCCGCAGGACGGCGTTGCCGACGGTCTGATCAGTGACCCGAGCCGATGCGACTTCGACCCGCGCAGCCTGATCGGCACCAAGGTCGCGTGCGACGGCAAGGAATACACGATCAGCGAGGCCGACGCCGAAGTGGTCCGCAAGATCTGGGACGGCCCGCGCGACGGCAACGGCCAGCGGCTCTGGTACGGCCTGCCGATCGGCGCCGACTTCAGCAACCTGACTGCCAGCACCACCGGCCCCGACGGCATCACCGTGGGCGCGCCGTTCCCCGTTCCCGCCCAATGGGTCGCCAACTTCGTGCGGAAGCAGCCCGCCTTCGACACCGCGAACCTCACCTACGCGCAGTTCGATCAGATCTTCCAACAGGCCCGATCCGAGTTCGACCCGATCATCGGCACCGCCGACCCGAACCTGTCGGCGTTCCGCGACGCGGGCGGCAAGATCATCACCTGGCAGGGCGACGCCGACCAGCTCATCCCCACCGCCGGCACCGTCGACTACCGCAACCGCGTGGACGCACAGCTGGGCGGCACCGCCAAGGTCGACGACTTCTACCGCGTCTTCCTGGCACCGGGCGTCGCGCACTGCGCCCTCACCGGCAGCAACGACCTGACCGCCCTGACCGCGTGGGTCGAGCACGGCCAGGCACCGGATGTCCTGCGGGCCGACCTGACCACCGCCACCGGCCAGACGGTCTCACGCGACATCTGCCGTCTCCCGTTCGTCTCCCACTACAACGGCGACGGCGACCCGGCGTCCCCGGCCAGCTTCCGCTGCGTCGCACCCACCCCCTGA
- a CDS encoding VOC family protein: MKLEVVVLPVSDVDRAKAFYAERLGFRLDADFTVDDGYRVIQVTPPGSACSLIFGTGVTAAAPGSLDGLHLIVTDIEQTVAELTERGVAVDGPFRDATGVFHHAGTVDRVAGADPERRSYGSFAAFHDPDGNGWFLQEITQRAPGR; the protein is encoded by the coding sequence ATGAAGCTGGAAGTCGTCGTACTGCCCGTCTCGGATGTCGATCGCGCGAAGGCGTTCTATGCCGAGCGACTCGGATTCCGGCTCGACGCCGATTTCACTGTGGACGATGGCTACCGCGTGATCCAGGTGACCCCGCCCGGCTCCGCATGCTCGCTCATCTTCGGAACCGGCGTTACCGCCGCCGCGCCCGGCTCGTTGGACGGCCTGCATCTCATCGTCACCGATATCGAGCAGACCGTCGCCGAACTCACCGAACGCGGCGTCGCGGTCGACGGACCGTTCCGGGACGCGACCGGCGTCTTCCATCACGCCGGAACGGTGGATCGCGTTGCGGGAGCGGATCCGGAGCGTCGCAGTTACGGCTCCTTCGCCGCCTTCCATGATCCGGACGGCAATGGCTGGTTCCTGCAGGAAATCACTCAGCGCGCACCCGGCCGCTGA